One genomic region from Jilunia laotingensis encodes:
- a CDS encoding glycosyltransferase family 2 protein has product MKLSIITPVYNRADCIIRCLKSVAQQNSSNEIEHWIVDDGSTDESYKLAKEFSEKHNNIHLLKFDINRGVNAARNYAISCCTGDYILFLDSDDELTEDAIQIIQQTLVQYDGYEHYLFAVDSRENYYQAQPLLQGTCSVINYKDWIQGKIDGDFAHVVSRKIMKKYSFNEQIRIYEKITFFKYYKDSKQQFFTHKTIKKVENGRNDSVSFDYFLNNRNSIHNQGIALQEIIYTFHDDYIKYGENEKLMKMITKSMFLLIADEDYLGYDSMLNSFKKRILFIQIIRFLHLGKLLRWFIISYSKIKNNN; this is encoded by the coding sequence ATGAAATTGTCTATAATTACCCCAGTATATAATCGAGCAGATTGCATAATTAGGTGTCTAAAAAGTGTTGCTCAACAAAATTCTTCCAATGAAATTGAACATTGGATAGTAGATGATGGCTCAACAGATGAAAGTTATAAATTGGCAAAAGAATTCTCTGAAAAACATAATAACATACATCTACTTAAGTTTGATATAAATAGAGGAGTAAATGCTGCCCGGAATTATGCAATTTCTTGTTGTACCGGTGATTACATTCTATTTCTAGATAGCGATGATGAATTAACCGAAGATGCGATTCAGATAATTCAACAAACATTAGTTCAATATGATGGCTATGAACATTATTTGTTTGCCGTAGATTCGAGAGAAAATTATTATCAGGCACAACCTTTGCTGCAAGGTACATGTTCCGTAATAAACTACAAAGATTGGATTCAAGGAAAAATAGACGGAGATTTTGCTCATGTAGTAAGCCGAAAAATTATGAAAAAATATTCTTTTAATGAGCAAATACGCATTTACGAGAAAATTACATTTTTTAAATACTACAAAGATTCTAAACAACAATTTTTCACTCACAAAACTATAAAAAAAGTCGAAAATGGGAGAAATGATTCTGTCTCCTTTGATTATTTTTTGAACAATCGTAATAGCATACATAATCAAGGAATTGCATTACAAGAAATAATATATACTTTTCATGATGATTATATTAAATATGGAGAAAATGAAAAACTAATGAAAATGATAACAAAAAGTATGTTTCTCCTCATAGCCGATGAAGATTATCTTGGATATGATAGCATGCTCAATTCTTTTAAAAAGAGAATCTTATTTATACAAATAATAAGATTTCTACATTTAGGCAAATTATTACGATGGTTTATTATCTCATATTCAAAAATAAAAAATAATAATTAG
- a CDS encoding glycosyltransferase — MKNPKITVITSLFNCAQYLEGYFKCIASLKYKDELEILLLHNAPTDDEIRIIQSHLALYPFLKHHIIKNREGLYATWNRGIMLAKGDFIAIWNVDDIRLPLSFHLQLEALNKNPEAVLAYGDFYYMYQYGIPSKDLVCNIDFKKSSKQFLRTFHIGCFPMWRKGIHKQMGYFDEQFKLVADYDFQIRVAINGCLVKSDGILGYYLEHVPGKLSANSFLQKKEQNVVYLRYGIYDLINWVYWRVVFKYKINEVFFNNKMHPLSVFQEHRTKFLIMRTPLFFLSILKQPRNVLSFFKHSILKK; from the coding sequence ATGAAAAATCCTAAAATTACAGTAATAACATCATTATTTAATTGCGCTCAATATTTAGAAGGATATTTTAAGTGCATCGCTTCTTTAAAATATAAAGATGAGCTAGAAATATTATTATTACACAATGCTCCAACAGATGACGAGATTCGAATTATACAATCGCATTTGGCATTATATCCATTTCTCAAACATCATATTATAAAGAATCGTGAAGGACTTTATGCAACATGGAACCGAGGTATTATGCTCGCTAAAGGAGATTTTATTGCTATTTGGAACGTAGATGATATACGTTTACCACTCTCTTTCCATTTGCAACTTGAAGCTCTAAATAAAAATCCAGAAGCAGTTCTTGCATATGGCGATTTTTATTATATGTACCAATATGGAATTCCTTCTAAAGATTTAGTGTGCAACATTGATTTTAAAAAATCATCAAAACAGTTTTTACGAACATTCCACATTGGATGTTTTCCCATGTGGAGAAAAGGTATTCATAAACAAATGGGTTATTTCGATGAACAGTTTAAATTAGTAGCAGACTATGATTTTCAAATAAGAGTAGCAATTAATGGTTGTTTAGTAAAAAGTGATGGAATATTAGGATACTATTTAGAGCATGTTCCTGGAAAACTTAGTGCGAATTCATTTTTACAAAAAAAAGAGCAAAATGTAGTTTATCTTAGATATGGAATCTATGACTTAATTAATTGGGTTTATTGGAGAGTCGTATTTAAATATAAAATAAACGAAGTTTTCTTCAATAATAAGATGCATCCTCTTTCTGTTTTTCAGGAGCATAGAACAAAATTTCTTATTATGAGGACTCCATTATTCTTTTTATCAATTCTGAAGCAACCACGTAATGTTCTTTCTTTTTTCAAACATTCAATATTAAAGAAATAA
- a CDS encoding lipopolysaccharide biosynthesis protein, whose protein sequence is MIKKKRLINNSISGLFQLIITAILTFLCIPIFIKGLGTDQYGVFALVSVIGNLNLFTNLGLNSSLTKFLAEQGQCADSNKDIITTLLISVLIIIPISFIAYIFRSYLLIRLLHIPILYYQEAERLFFWLLIANSALLIGQTFTAILNALQRIYLTNIIQLIYSVIYWLGIIIVVMLGYHIDVVGEVIFIASFIWIFLSLCFAFHYWGNCSPKGSKQSYLKHAKKQIKYGIKLYSSGIIAFFNEPLFKIIISNFFGMSAVAYYEIALKIRMQLSGLFQKLMLPLFPYISQLTDRQFISTLVADLTKKTFLLVLPICALLSLGCRDIVTLWLQTDINQYTLFIVGIVIPYLIFSPLTLPIYLYLMAKGHPGNTIVIQLSTVIANIISFYLFYNLCDLYTIIISNGIGYFVSFCLGIYYQKKYLNIRYHFNAQILFKYFSLISIYIIISIFQFLISDAICSIIFVAVMITGVTVLGYKHLHIISMDDVLRYFSENKFIVSLYNKL, encoded by the coding sequence ATGATAAAAAAGAAAAGACTGATTAATAATTCAATAAGCGGTTTATTTCAACTTATCATTACCGCTATATTAACATTCTTGTGTATACCAATATTTATCAAAGGATTGGGTACTGATCAATATGGAGTATTTGCATTAGTATCCGTTATTGGAAATTTAAATCTATTCACAAATTTAGGATTAAATTCTTCACTTACTAAATTTCTGGCAGAGCAAGGTCAATGCGCAGACTCAAATAAAGATATAATCACAACTCTTCTAATTTCTGTATTAATAATTATACCTATTAGTTTTATTGCATATATCTTTCGATCTTATTTATTAATTAGACTATTACATATCCCTATTTTATATTATCAAGAAGCTGAAAGATTATTTTTTTGGCTTTTAATTGCAAATTCTGCACTGCTTATAGGACAAACATTTACAGCTATTTTGAATGCATTACAAAGAATCTACTTAACTAATATCATACAGTTGATCTATAGTGTTATTTATTGGCTAGGTATTATTATAGTGGTTATGCTAGGGTATCATATAGATGTAGTTGGAGAAGTAATTTTCATAGCTTCTTTTATATGGATATTTTTAAGTTTATGTTTTGCTTTTCATTATTGGGGAAATTGTTCTCCAAAAGGCAGCAAACAAAGTTATCTTAAACACGCAAAAAAGCAAATTAAGTATGGCATAAAGCTATATAGTTCTGGTATCATAGCTTTTTTCAATGAACCGTTATTTAAAATCATAATATCTAATTTTTTCGGAATGAGTGCAGTTGCATATTATGAGATTGCTCTCAAAATACGAATGCAATTAAGTGGTTTATTTCAGAAACTAATGCTACCCTTATTTCCATATATATCTCAACTTACTGATCGACAATTCATATCTACACTTGTTGCTGATTTAACTAAGAAAACATTTCTTCTAGTATTACCAATATGCGCATTATTAAGCTTGGGATGCCGAGACATTGTAACTTTATGGCTACAAACTGATATAAATCAATATACTCTTTTTATTGTAGGAATAGTTATTCCATATTTAATTTTTTCACCGCTAACATTGCCTATTTATCTATATTTAATGGCCAAAGGTCATCCTGGTAATACAATTGTAATTCAATTATCAACGGTTATTGCAAATATAATTTCATTCTATTTATTCTATAATTTATGTGATCTATATACTATAATTATATCTAATGGTATAGGTTATTTTGTTAGCTTCTGTTTGGGGATTTACTATCAAAAGAAATATTTAAATATCAGATACCATTTTAACGCACAAATATTATTTAAATATTTTTCACTAATATCAATATATATCATAATCAGTATATTTCAATTTTTAATTTCCGATGCGATTTGTTCAATAATCTTTGTTGCAGTTATGATAACTGGAGTAACCGTATTGGGCTATAAACATCTTCACATTATATCTATGGATGATGTATTGCGCTATTTTTCAGAAAACAAGTTTATCGTATCATTGTATAATAAATTATGA
- a CDS encoding GumC family protein gives MSKQEESRNEFIDIKPALKKGLKYWYIFVISAVFCVGIGFVYCKLAKPTFQILANILIKENDSGGMAGMQAMMMKNSAFGSLLGGSTSINDEIQLLSSFTVCREVAKELFLNESYEIKKFPFDQQCYHDSPIRLVPETEIADTLGAVIKFNIKINASGSGKAKASIGMWKTIAKTSFDKLPAILHTSYGDFQINPTPYFKAGEDYNIKATFCGYNLSAERLQELVSIDLVSKKANVINLSAIEQNRNKGKELLNTIIQVYNKTGLQQKKTLASSTISFLDERIDIISKDLDNIEKEIESYKKENSLTDIETEAKIILEKSGDFKERLIEAETQYTVIELIENFLLKPENRYSLVPLNIGLNDRTVLEGLQKYNEALLERLKLMKNTYKNNPTIATINEQIDAMRDNMLATIRSLKSGFMYAREDLKKQEEYFISRIKGMPTQEREFVNIKRQQAIKQELFLFLLQKKEENDLTLSITTPNAQIVDAAYSKAKPVAPNPNIVYFISFFISIILSSGYISLFELRKNKQ, from the coding sequence ATGAGCAAACAAGAAGAATCAAGAAATGAATTTATAGATATCAAACCTGCATTAAAAAAAGGATTAAAGTATTGGTATATATTTGTTATTTCAGCAGTATTTTGTGTCGGAATTGGTTTTGTATATTGCAAATTAGCTAAACCGACATTTCAGATTTTAGCAAATATATTAATCAAAGAGAATGACAGTGGAGGAATGGCAGGAATGCAAGCCATGATGATGAAAAACAGCGCATTTGGTAGCCTATTAGGAGGTAGTACTAGCATAAATGATGAAATACAATTGCTGAGTTCTTTTACCGTGTGTAGGGAAGTAGCCAAAGAATTATTTTTAAATGAGTCTTATGAAATTAAGAAGTTTCCTTTTGATCAGCAATGTTATCATGATTCACCTATTAGATTAGTGCCGGAAACGGAAATAGCTGACACTCTTGGTGCAGTTATTAAGTTTAATATAAAAATTAATGCATCTGGCAGTGGTAAAGCGAAGGCGAGCATTGGAATGTGGAAAACGATTGCAAAAACTTCATTTGACAAACTTCCTGCTATATTGCATACCTCTTATGGAGATTTTCAAATTAACCCTACACCCTATTTTAAGGCAGGGGAAGATTATAATATTAAGGCTACTTTTTGCGGATACAACCTCTCAGCCGAAAGGCTTCAAGAACTTGTGTCCATTGATTTAGTTTCAAAGAAAGCAAATGTGATTAATCTTTCCGCTATAGAACAAAACCGTAACAAAGGAAAAGAATTATTAAATACCATAATACAAGTTTATAATAAAACAGGGCTACAACAAAAAAAGACATTGGCTTCAAGTACAATTTCTTTTTTAGATGAACGTATTGATATTATTTCAAAAGACTTAGATAATATTGAAAAAGAAATAGAGTCCTATAAAAAGGAAAATAGTTTGACAGATATTGAAACTGAGGCCAAAATAATCTTGGAAAAAAGTGGTGATTTTAAAGAACGCTTGATAGAAGCTGAAACACAATACACCGTAATTGAATTAATAGAAAATTTCTTATTAAAACCAGAAAACCGCTATTCATTGGTCCCATTAAATATTGGTTTAAACGACCGAACAGTATTGGAAGGTCTTCAAAAATACAATGAGGCTCTACTAGAACGATTAAAATTAATGAAAAATACCTATAAAAACAATCCCACTATAGCAACTATCAATGAGCAGATTGACGCAATGCGTGACAATATGTTAGCAACAATACGTAGCTTGAAATCCGGTTTTATGTATGCACGAGAAGATCTAAAAAAACAAGAAGAATATTTTATATCACGTATTAAAGGTATGCCCACTCAAGAACGTGAATTCGTCAATATAAAACGCCAACAAGCCATTAAACAAGAACTCTTCCTATTCCTTTTACAAAAAAAAGAAGAAAATGACCTAACTCTATCTATTACAACTCCTAATGCTCAAATAGTCGATGCAGCCTATAGTAAAGCAAAACCCGTAGCTCCAAATCCTAATATTGTATATTTTATTAGCTTTTTTATTAGCATTATTTTAAGCAGTGGATACATTTCACTGTTTGAATTACGTAAAAATAAACAGTAA
- a CDS encoding polysaccharide biosynthesis/export family protein, with protein sequence MKIKLVTVILATILLTSCKTSNEITYFQDIDKYSSEQLTKQNVNYEAKISPDDQLSIFVSSVDPNAVAIFNLPLTSYLAPGEANVVATPTIHTYLVDNKGNIDFPILGSLHVAGMTRGELSDMLKEKISVYAKSPLVTVQIQNFKVSVLGEVNKPGTITIPNERVSILDAIGLAGDLTIYGERRNVVVIRDINGKKEFHRFDLTSSQMLNSPYYYLQQNDIVYVEPNKARRGNSQYSQNNQFNVSVASTIVSAISVLASLTIALLVK encoded by the coding sequence ATGAAAATAAAACTTGTCACTGTAATTCTTGCTACTATTCTGTTGACTTCGTGTAAAACAAGTAATGAGATTACATATTTTCAAGACATTGACAAATACAGTTCGGAACAACTGACAAAGCAGAACGTTAACTATGAAGCTAAAATTTCCCCGGATGATCAACTTTCCATCTTTGTTTCAAGCGTTGATCCTAATGCAGTAGCAATCTTTAATTTACCATTAACAAGCTATTTGGCACCAGGTGAAGCCAACGTAGTCGCTACACCAACTATACATACTTATTTAGTTGATAATAAAGGAAACATTGATTTTCCTATATTAGGTAGTTTACATGTTGCGGGTATGACACGTGGCGAACTTTCAGATATGTTAAAAGAAAAGATTTCAGTATATGCTAAATCCCCCTTAGTAACCGTGCAAATTCAAAATTTCAAAGTATCTGTTTTAGGAGAAGTCAATAAACCTGGTACAATCACTATCCCGAACGAGAGGGTATCCATACTTGATGCGATAGGATTAGCTGGAGATCTGACAATATATGGAGAACGACGTAATGTAGTTGTTATTCGGGATATTAACGGTAAAAAAGAATTTCATCGTTTTGATTTGACTTCTTCTCAAATGCTTAATTCCCCTTATTATTATTTGCAACAAAATGACATCGTATATGTAGAACCCAATAAAGCACGAAGAGGTAATTCACAATACAGCCAGAACAATCAATTTAATGTTTCAGTCGCATCAACAATAGTTAGCGCCATCTCTGTATTGGCCTCATTAACCATAGCATTATTAGTAAAGTAA
- a CDS encoding alpha-L-fucosidase: MKIYILAANLIKFCCLLFLYFFVFSSCKDPIIENTPIPPNNEDSIPVKVSKMDWWNDARYGMFIHYGIYSVLGGEYIGKNIDGISIHFQSAGNNNSNIDTLKLGMGAGAEWILYEASIPREAYRKYASCFTAKKYDPQAIVNLAQKAGMKYIIITTKHHDGFCLWNSSATEWNISQTPAGTLWNYDLIEPLARATRDAGLKFGIYFSHTRDWMHSGGLGPIPELNMKKYSYAENQLYMETYTYPMIIDLLQRYHPDIFWWDSENPYEEFAIRCNALITNSSTSIIQNNRLSTLSAYQGDFATPEQAMDENTEYENMELCMTVNSSWGYNKFDSGWKRPEYILWCLLRANKLGGNLLLNIGPDGEGLIPNECQHILETVGQWIRTNSDGVYETRKSPFSFNLPYGPATWKEKNNSQQLYYHIFYWDGSGEVWLPGIMNSADEVEISFLANPSLPFKVESVEGIGLRLTGLPSNKPSELCTSMKIKFKKEPKLIEGAREINKAIRLDALGAQIGNVRMDDFDSKPCINWYNGRQIKYKILITHSGLYKISALLAGEYPGTITFDFGNGTKVNGNNQATRGYANFEWQHMGNIYLEPGEYQLMISNKQTNSWLKIREFKLELQ, encoded by the coding sequence ATGAAAATATATATATTAGCTGCAAATTTAATAAAGTTTTGTTGCCTCTTATTCCTCTATTTTTTTGTATTTAGTAGTTGCAAAGATCCCATAATTGAAAATACACCTATTCCACCAAACAACGAAGATTCTATACCAGTAAAAGTATCAAAAATGGATTGGTGGAACGATGCTCGTTATGGAATGTTTATCCATTATGGCATATACTCTGTTTTAGGAGGTGAATATATAGGAAAAAACATAGATGGTATATCGATACATTTCCAAAGTGCTGGGAATAACAACAGTAATATTGATACGCTTAAATTAGGTATGGGGGCAGGAGCAGAGTGGATTCTTTATGAAGCATCCATTCCGCGAGAAGCTTATCGTAAATATGCATCATGTTTTACTGCAAAAAAATACGATCCTCAAGCTATAGTTAACCTCGCACAAAAAGCAGGGATGAAGTATATTATAATTACTACAAAACATCATGATGGTTTTTGTCTATGGAATAGCAGTGCCACAGAATGGAATATATCCCAGACCCCGGCAGGCACTCTTTGGAATTATGATTTGATCGAACCTCTTGCCCGAGCAACTCGTGATGCAGGTCTCAAATTTGGAATCTACTTTTCACATACCCGTGACTGGATGCATTCTGGAGGACTCGGTCCTATTCCGGAACTGAATATGAAAAAATATTCTTATGCGGAAAACCAATTATACATGGAAACTTATACATATCCTATGATAATTGATTTATTGCAGCGCTATCACCCCGACATATTCTGGTGGGATTCTGAAAATCCGTATGAAGAGTTTGCTATACGCTGTAATGCATTAATTACCAATTCAAGCACCTCCATCATACAAAATAATCGTCTTTCTACGTTATCCGCTTACCAAGGAGACTTTGCAACCCCCGAACAAGCAATGGATGAAAATACTGAATATGAAAACATGGAACTTTGTATGACAGTAAACAGCTCATGGGGATACAATAAATTTGATTCTGGATGGAAAAGGCCTGAATATATTTTATGGTGCTTATTACGGGCTAATAAATTGGGAGGTAATTTGTTGCTTAATATAGGTCCAGATGGCGAAGGGCTAATACCAAATGAATGCCAACACATATTAGAAACAGTAGGCCAATGGATAAGAACAAATAGTGATGGAGTATATGAAACACGTAAAAGTCCATTCAGCTTTAATTTGCCTTATGGACCGGCCACGTGGAAAGAAAAGAATAATTCACAACAACTTTATTACCATATTTTTTATTGGGATGGAAGTGGTGAAGTTTGGTTGCCTGGTATAATGAATTCTGCAGATGAAGTAGAGATTTCGTTTTTGGCTAATCCTTCCTTACCTTTTAAAGTAGAGTCCGTGGAGGGGATTGGCCTCCGTTTAACCGGGCTGCCAAGTAATAAGCCCTCAGAATTATGCACTTCCATGAAGATAAAGTTCAAGAAAGAACCTAAGCTCATAGAAGGGGCTAGAGAAATAAATAAGGCCATTCGTTTAGATGCTCTTGGAGCCCAAATAGGGAATGTAAGAATGGATGACTTTGATTCTAAACCATGTATCAATTGGTATAATGGGAGACAAATAAAATACAAAATATTAATAACTCATAGTGGACTATATAAAATTAGTGCTTTGCTCGCAGGAGAATATCCGGGAACCATTACGTTTGATTTTGGAAATGGAACAAAAGTAAATGGTAATAACCAAGCGACACGCGGATATGCCAATTTTGAATGGCAACATATGGGAAATATTTACTTGGAACCAGGTGAATACCAATTGATGATATCAAACAAGCAGACTAATAGTTGGCTAAAAATAAGAGAATTTAAATTAGAACTTCAATAG
- a CDS encoding SPOR domain-containing protein: MIELAQHIEALLLENDCVIIPGFGGFVAHLTPAVSVEEGNVFIPPIRTIGFNPQLRLNDGLLVQSYMAVYDTDFSDATKIVEEKVEELVALLHNEGKADLQNIGELRYTIHDTYEFIPYEDRITTPYLYGLGSFEMRKLSVSRSVDTKVLEPIIQKRKKSYEIRVNRAFLRNAVAAVAAVALFFLLSTPIENTYIERNNYAQLLSLDLFETIENRSVAFTPVKLTNEFQQKVKRTIKKHNAKAAVVAKPIAVKEVKVSKPVVTELKKENLQVQVKETNQIKKTENHFYIIVAGGIAMKDAEKMAQQLNSKGFTDAKVLDYDGKIRVSILSCSTREEANKQLLKFRENAAYKNAWLLTK; the protein is encoded by the coding sequence ATGATTGAATTAGCACAGCATATAGAGGCGTTATTATTGGAGAATGATTGTGTAATCATCCCTGGATTTGGAGGATTTGTTGCTCATCTCACACCAGCGGTGAGTGTGGAAGAAGGTAACGTATTTATTCCTCCTATTCGTACAATTGGTTTTAACCCACAGCTGAGACTGAATGATGGTCTATTGGTGCAATCTTACATGGCTGTATATGATACTGATTTTTCAGACGCTACTAAAATTGTTGAAGAAAAAGTGGAGGAATTAGTAGCTCTTCTCCATAATGAAGGGAAGGCAGATTTACAGAATATCGGTGAGCTTCGGTATACAATTCATGATACATACGAATTTATTCCATATGAAGATAGAATTACTACACCTTATTTGTATGGGCTTGGTTCTTTTGAGATGAGAAAACTATCCGTTTCGCGTTCGGTAGACACTAAGGTTTTGGAACCAATTATTCAGAAAAGAAAAAAATCATATGAAATAAGAGTAAATCGTGCATTTTTACGTAATGCCGTAGCTGCAGTAGCTGCAGTAGCACTGTTTTTCTTGCTTTCAACACCAATAGAAAACACATATATTGAAAGAAATAATTATGCCCAATTATTGTCATTAGATTTATTTGAAACAATAGAGAATAGATCCGTGGCGTTTACACCTGTAAAACTCACTAATGAGTTTCAGCAAAAAGTAAAGCGGACAATTAAAAAGCATAATGCAAAAGCAGCTGTTGTTGCAAAGCCTATTGCTGTTAAGGAGGTAAAAGTGTCCAAACCGGTTGTAACAGAATTAAAAAAAGAGAATTTACAAGTTCAAGTTAAAGAAACTAATCAGATAAAGAAAACTGAAAATCATTTTTATATTATTGTAGCCGGAGGCATAGCGATGAAAGATGCAGAAAAAATGGCACAACAATTGAACTCTAAAGGATTTACTGACGCAAAAGTGTTAGATTATGATGGAAAAATCCGCGTAAGCATCCTGTCTTGCTCCACACGTGAGGAAGCCAATAAGCAGTTGCTGAAATTCAGAGAAAATGCTGCCTATAAAAATGCTTGGCTGCTTACCAAATAA
- a CDS encoding FHA domain-containing protein has protein sequence MKRVRCPKCENYLSFDETKYSEGQSLVFVCENCGKQFSIRLGKSKVKETRKEEILDEQVYKKEFGCIVVIENVFGFKQILPLHEGDNVIGRRCIGTVIDTPIETADMSMDRRHCIINVKHNKQGKLIYTLRDAPSLTGTFLMNEILGEKDRIRLEDGMIITIGATTLILRTAETA, from the coding sequence ATGAAACGAGTTCGTTGTCCCAAGTGTGAGAATTACTTGTCTTTTGATGAAACTAAATATAGTGAAGGACAATCTCTGGTGTTTGTATGTGAGAATTGTGGAAAGCAATTTAGTATCCGTTTAGGAAAAAGTAAGGTAAAAGAAACCAGAAAAGAGGAAATACTGGATGAACAAGTCTATAAAAAAGAATTTGGTTGTATTGTTGTGATAGAAAATGTCTTTGGCTTTAAACAGATCTTACCTTTACATGAAGGAGATAATGTTATTGGAAGGCGATGTATAGGGACAGTGATAGATACTCCAATAGAGACTGCTGATATGAGTATGGATCGCAGGCACTGTATAATTAACGTAAAACATAACAAGCAAGGTAAACTAATCTACACTTTACGAGACGCTCCTAGTCTAACAGGGACATTTCTTATGAATGAAATCCTTGGAGAAAAAGATCGTATTCGTTTAGAAGATGGAATGATTATTACAATTGGAGCCACTACTTTGATACTAAGAACGGCTGAAACAGCTTGA